The genomic segment CGAGCGCGCCGAAGAAGCCCTGCACCTCGTCAAAATAGTTGGCGCCCGAGGCGACGAAGTCCGGCGTGTCGTAGGACACCGTCGGCGCGCGGCGGACCCGACGCTGACCGACCAGGTACTGCCAGGCCTGACGCGGCTGCTTGGGGTCGATGCTGTCGCGAATCACCAGCGATTCGCCGGCCTTGAACGGCGGCGCCAGGGTGTTGAAGCGGAACATCGCATATTCGCCGGACCAGCTCTGGGGCGTTGCATCCTTGTAGTACTGCGGATACTGGAACGCGATTTCGTTACGCGTCGCCAGCGTGTGCGATCCGTCCGCATTGCCGACGATGTTCTTGAAGCGGTATTCGATCGACGGCGCTTCCAGGCGCATCAAGTAGTTCCACATCAGCTCCACACCCTGGTGAGGGATCGGGAACGGGACGCCGCCGATGCAGCCTTCGATCGAGTAGCCCCCCTCCTTGAGCGCGCAGGCGGTGGCGTTCGTCAGGGTCGCGTCATAGACGGACTGCGGCGCCGCTGCCGTGCGATGGGTCGGATACACATCGACGCGAAAACTCTCCGGATACTTCTGCAGCAAAGCCTTGGTTCCGTCCGAGAGCAGCGCCTCGTACTGCGCCATGTTCTGCGCGGTCACCTGAAACTGCGGCTTTTCGTCCTTGAACACTTCGACCGGAATGTCCCCCAGCATCGGGCTCGGCCAGGGCTTGCGGATGCCGCCATCCCAGGCCGGGATGCTGCCGTCGGGATTGCCGGCGCGCTCGCCGCCCAGGGGGGTCAGCGTGGTGCCGAGCTTGGCGGCCTCGTCGGCCGTGACGGCAGCGTTGGCGGGCTGCGCGAGCAGCAGCGCAGCGCCGAATGCCGACAGTGCAAAAATTCTTGATTTCATGGATTGTCTCCTCGGATCCTGGCGTGGCGGCTAGAACGTGCGCTGTATCGACAAGGACACGAAGTCACGGTCGCCGTGGAAATTCTTATAGGAAAGCTCGGGCACCGCGGTGTCGTATTTGATGATCGAACCCGCCGCGCCGTAGTAATGGGTCAGGCTCAGGCCGGCCTGCCAGCGCCTCTGGTAGTCGGCCTTGACGCCGATGCTGAGATTGCCGCCGTGCTCGGACGGAAACAGCGCCCCGTTGACCGAGGAGCGTCCAGCGAGGCCATAGCTGAGCCCCAACGGCAGTTGCAGGTCGACGCCCGGCACCACCTGGAAGTATTCCGGTGCAAACACGAATTGCAGCGCGCTGGCATCGCGTGTGGCGCCGGGGTCGAGCTGTGCGGCGTTGTCGCTGATGCTGAGACGCCGATTGAACGCCATCTCACCGATGAACGAGGCGCCGTCCCACAGCGGGCTTGCACCGAACACGCTGATCGCCGAAAGATTGAGGTGCAGCGTACGTCCACGCGGGAAGGCGGCGCTGTCATCGCCGTCGGCGGTGGTGTCGCCGGGCAGGATCACGGTGTTGCCACTGGCCACCAGCGGCATGTCGTCGCGCAGCGACATCTCCGCCGCGACATTGGTCTCGCCCACCAGCGTGCTCATGCTGGCGCCGACGGCGCGGATGTTTTCGCCGAATACCTGCACGTAGTCACCGACACTGCCGGCCTCCACGTTGACGCCGGGACGCACGTAGAACTGCGGAATCTTGTCGTGATACTGCGCCGCGTAGAAGCCGTATTCGGCATCACCGGCCTTGAACTTGAGCTGCAAACCGCCCTGCCCCGAATCCTTGGCTTCAATATCGGAGCCCCGGAACACGACGCTGCCGGGCCCCAGAATCATCGACTCGCCGCCGTCGTCGATGAAGTCGGCGAAGCTGAAGTAGCTGCCGGCCGCCGGCAGCCGCGTCTTGCGCCATTCCAGTTGGTAGTAGGCGCCGAGCGAAAGCTTGGCGTTGATCTGCAGCTGCGCGGCGATCTGGCTGACGGGACGGAGAAGCTCCTTGAACTGCGAGTTCGGCACCGACAAGGCCTTGATCAGGTCCAGCGAGGTCTGTGCCGCGGCCATTGCGTTGGTGCCGAAGAACAG from the Gammaproteobacteria bacterium genome contains:
- a CDS encoding DUF1302 domain-containing protein, which codes for MGTKLFTRGRRPISSRLLIAVTGVCVALSATGAAQAFQIEADNSEIRMSWDNTLKYSAAWRLSSAEDAVADNSIGPQANTNDGDLNFDRGLISNRIDWLSEFNFRYRRDYGFRVSGAAWYDDVYKGSNDNPGELGGALVNSRSAAYDEFTDETEKLHGRKAELLDAFVYGNFTPGDMSLNLKAGRFTQLYGESLFFGTNAMAAAQTSLDLIKALSVPNSQFKELLRPVSQIAAQLQINAKLSLGAYYQLEWRKTRLPAAGSYFSFADFIDDGGESMILGPGSVVFRGSDIEAKDSGQGGLQLKFKAGDAEYGFYAAQYHDKIPQFYVRPGVNVEAGSVGDYVQVFGENIRAVGASMSTLVGETNVAAEMSLRDDMPLVASGNTVILPGDTTADGDDSAAFPRGRTLHLNLSAISVFGASPLWDGASFIGEMAFNRRLSISDNAAQLDPGATRDASALQFVFAPEYFQVVPGVDLQLPLGLSYGLAGRSSVNGALFPSEHGGNLSIGVKADYQRRWQAGLSLTHYYGAAGSIIKYDTAVPELSYKNFHGDRDFVSLSIQRTF
- a CDS encoding DUF1329 domain-containing protein, translating into MKSRIFALSAFGAALLLAQPANAAVTADEAAKLGTTLTPLGGERAGNPDGSIPAWDGGIRKPWPSPMLGDIPVEVFKDEKPQFQVTAQNMAQYEALLSDGTKALLQKYPESFRVDVYPTHRTAAAPQSVYDATLTNATACALKEGGYSIEGCIGGVPFPIPHQGVELMWNYLMRLEAPSIEYRFKNIVGNADGSHTLATRNEIAFQYPQYYKDATPQSWSGEYAMFRFNTLAPPFKAGESLVIRDSIDPKQPRQAWQYLVGQRRVRRAPTVSYDTPDFVASGANYFDEVQGFFGALDRFEWKLVGKREMLIPYNDNALIGADLDDAIAEYHLNPDHVRWERHRVWEVEAHVASGKRHAVPLRRYYLDEDTWLIALVDGYDAEGKLWRTTQVTPFVLPALPGTLMKTATVFNLQAKTMSVIQALNGEDFKIVPRKPETYFTGDAVAAESVR